In the genome of Pseudarthrobacter sp. IC2-21, one region contains:
- a CDS encoding glycosyltransferase family 2 protein, translating to MSADQSSGDALNDTAELPRVSIVIPAYNEESVIRQCLIAAVYQSVPAHEIIVVDNLSTDRTAAIVAQMQLEYPESPIVLLSQDQDQGLIPTRNFGLNHATGEILGRIDADSVLEPDWVEQVGKAFQDPSVQAATGPVVYYDMPMRRFGLKADDKMRQMMLKLAKHQYHFLFGSNMALRATAWASIRDETCRDEKDEMHEDIDLSLHLADHDLKVQYWPQMVSGMSARRLEDSPRDYRYYVTRFDRTYKAHNVKKMALKAPMVVFFSVYFPAKLLRAIHTVNTAQPVRRGGQ from the coding sequence ATGTCAGCCGATCAATCTTCTGGGGATGCCTTGAACGACACAGCAGAGTTGCCCCGCGTGTCCATTGTCATCCCGGCTTACAACGAGGAAAGTGTCATCCGGCAGTGCCTTATCGCTGCCGTATACCAGTCGGTGCCGGCCCACGAAATCATCGTGGTGGACAATCTCTCCACAGACCGCACCGCCGCCATTGTGGCGCAAATGCAGCTGGAGTACCCGGAAAGCCCCATCGTCCTGCTCAGCCAGGACCAGGACCAGGGCCTGATTCCCACCCGGAATTTCGGCCTGAACCACGCCACCGGCGAGATCCTGGGCCGCATCGATGCCGATTCCGTCCTGGAGCCAGACTGGGTGGAGCAGGTCGGGAAAGCGTTTCAGGACCCTTCGGTGCAGGCGGCAACCGGACCGGTGGTCTATTACGACATGCCGATGCGGCGTTTCGGCCTGAAGGCCGATGACAAGATGCGCCAGATGATGCTGAAGCTGGCCAAGCACCAGTACCACTTCCTGTTCGGATCCAACATGGCCCTGCGCGCCACCGCCTGGGCCTCCATCCGGGACGAAACCTGCCGGGATGAGAAGGACGAAATGCATGAGGACATCGACCTCTCCCTGCATCTCGCCGATCACGACCTCAAAGTCCAGTACTGGCCTCAGATGGTCTCCGGCATGTCCGCCCGCCGGCTCGAAGACTCACCCCGTGACTACCGGTACTACGTGACCCGTTTCGACCGCACCTACAAGGCGCACAACGTCAAGAAGATGGCGCTTAAAGCTCCCATGGTGGTCTTTTTCTCTGTCTATTTCCCGGCCAAGCTCCTGCGGGCCATCCACACGGTCAACACGGCCCAGCCCGTCCGTCGCGGCGGGCAGTAA
- a CDS encoding DUF3566 domain-containing protein, whose protein sequence is MSNPDSYPKPNSTVPGGTPPPAAAPRVAPVRPQQRPAAPAGSPGQRPAAPGQRPAGAGQPGQRPAQGQPAQRPVQGQRPAGAGQRPAPVQGQPGLVKPAPKAKVRRARLLVSKVDPWSVLKMAFLLSVALGIVTVVAAIVLWTVLDLTGIFDQVDSLLGTLAGSEGGGFELKKVASLGQVASFATIIAVVNVVLLTALSMLSAVLYNISATLVGGIGVTLTDD, encoded by the coding sequence GTGAGTAATCCCGACTCATATCCCAAGCCGAACAGCACCGTCCCCGGCGGTACGCCGCCGCCCGCGGCCGCCCCCCGGGTCGCGCCTGTACGTCCGCAGCAGCGTCCCGCAGCCCCTGCCGGGTCCCCTGGTCAGCGCCCGGCTGCTCCCGGCCAGCGCCCCGCCGGTGCAGGGCAGCCCGGGCAGCGCCCGGCACAGGGTCAGCCCGCTCAGCGCCCCGTCCAGGGCCAGCGTCCTGCTGGGGCCGGCCAGCGGCCAGCGCCCGTCCAGGGCCAGCCCGGCCTGGTTAAGCCCGCCCCCAAGGCCAAGGTCAGGCGGGCCCGGCTGCTGGTCAGCAAGGTGGACCCCTGGTCCGTCCTGAAAATGGCCTTCCTGCTGTCTGTGGCGCTGGGAATCGTCACCGTGGTGGCTGCCATCGTCCTGTGGACCGTTTTGGACCTCACGGGAATCTTCGACCAGGTGGACAGCCTCCTGGGCACCCTGGCGGGTTCCGAAGGGGGCGGCTTCGAACTCAAGAAGGTGGCGTCCCTGGGCCAGGTGGCTTCCTTTGCCACCATCATCGCCGTGGTGAATGTTGTCCTGCTGACGGCGCTGTCCATGCTCTCAGCAGTGCTGTACAACATCTCCGCCACCCTGGTGGGCGGCATTGGCGTGACCCTCACGGACGACTGA
- a CDS encoding DLW-39 family protein yields MKRLLVLAAAIAGVLLYRKAQESEARKTVWSNSTDQVE; encoded by the coding sequence GTGAAGAGGTTGCTGGTACTCGCAGCTGCGATCGCAGGCGTCCTGCTCTACAGGAAAGCACAGGAATCCGAAGCCCGGAAAACGGTTTGGAGTAATTCAACCGATCAGGTCGAATAG
- a CDS encoding DMT family transporter, translating to MNLLLAALGVLGVASSGPLIAATLGATTVSALAIAFWRNAIGAAVMATPTLVREPRQFGRITGAEFRWSLLAAAALALHFACFITSLQLTSVAAATALVCLQSAWIAVFQLFRGTRHRWQVLAGLGIALGGVVTITGFDMGSSPDAFLGDVLAVAGGALAGLYTLAGGKARQTMTTGTYTTLCYGMCAAFVAVLALFSGQPLAGFDAVGWLGILAITVCAQLVGHTAFNHLLATMSPLLVSMIILLEIPGAALLAAVFLHETLPAGTYAGLALILAGLAVVVMGQRSGVGRRRTATAGEGTRADEPPSERLAELGTD from the coding sequence GTGAACCTCCTTCTAGCAGCCCTTGGTGTGTTGGGTGTGGCCTCATCCGGGCCCCTGATCGCTGCCACGCTCGGCGCCACCACCGTCAGCGCCCTGGCCATCGCCTTCTGGCGCAACGCCATCGGGGCTGCCGTGATGGCCACACCCACCCTGGTCCGCGAACCGCGGCAGTTTGGCCGGATCACGGGCGCCGAATTCCGCTGGTCCCTGCTGGCTGCGGCAGCCCTGGCCCTGCACTTCGCCTGCTTCATCACCTCACTCCAACTCACCTCTGTTGCCGCAGCCACCGCATTGGTCTGCCTGCAGTCTGCGTGGATCGCCGTTTTCCAGCTCTTCCGCGGGACCAGGCACCGGTGGCAGGTCCTGGCCGGGCTGGGCATTGCTCTGGGCGGCGTCGTCACCATTACCGGGTTCGACATGGGTTCCTCACCGGACGCGTTCCTGGGCGACGTCCTGGCTGTCGCTGGAGGGGCCCTGGCCGGCCTCTACACCCTCGCCGGCGGCAAGGCCCGCCAGACCATGACAACCGGCACCTACACCACACTCTGCTACGGCATGTGCGCGGCCTTCGTGGCGGTGCTCGCTCTGTTCAGCGGGCAGCCTCTGGCAGGGTTCGACGCCGTTGGCTGGCTGGGGATCCTGGCCATCACCGTGTGTGCCCAACTGGTTGGCCATACCGCCTTTAATCACCTGCTCGCCACCATGAGCCCGCTGCTGGTATCCATGATCATCCTGCTGGAGATTCCCGGCGCTGCGCTGCTGGCAGCGGTCTTCCTCCACGAAACACTGCCCGCAGGCACCTATGCCGGCCTGGCCCTCATCCTTGCGGGCCTGGCGGTTGTGGTGATGGGACAGCGCTCCGGAGTGGGCCGCAGGCGCACGGCAACTGCCGGGGAAGGCACCCGGGCGGACGAACCGCCGTCGGAGCGACTGGCTGAACTGGGTACTGACTGA